A region of the Fulvia fulva chromosome 7, complete sequence genome:
AGTATTTAGCGCTTAGGAGGATATctctattaacttcgtagtCAAACTACCGAAGGGAATAAGCGTAGTCGACGGACAAACGTACGAGAAcattataacctattaaacaggtacgggtagatagtagcggagtggagtaagagatcaatctttaactgactaatagcacgagcatgtagcaatatattaggaaccaatatgttgattgtgttggatgtctatctaagctaaaggggagagaaggtatctccctacaagctaaGTCATCGTGTatgcctcaggctgccagatcacttcctgattgttgactccctttgagatgctacatcttaacactcctactcatctcgtataggaggttacagtctgctcacttcctgtcaatagtacttggacctttttatgacaggttcagctagcttacaaacctctagaagtgtAGACCAGTCTTTGGTTTTATAAACCCGTCTGCAACTATCTCAGAGGTTAGGGTGTACTCAACagtaataagcctcctctaccaaaggttcctaacagcgttataggcaatgtcaatgtgcttcgacttgttataAACATGCGCATCTTTCactagggtgagggcagcttgattgtcacctcttaattggactggtctcaaatttgatatagtctcctagtttctagtgattcttggttgatgggaacagtctcctactaactctGGACAATCCGTTTCCCTTAGcagtgaagctaggaattgggaCTGCTTCGCACATACATTTATGGCCATATATTCAGCCTCTATTGTggatgttgctacagacttttgcttcttgctcatccaagaaactggtgccctatagaggaagaagacatacccaaggattgagactctgtctgctttgtccattgcataatcagaatcacagtagctaataaggtgtccttttctagactttgagaactgaagtcctagatcagggtatgatcttaggtacctagtgacCTTCTCCAAAGCCTTTATGTGGTAGGTGGATGggtcactcacaaatgagctcatccttcctagggcaaaagcaatgtctagcCTTATGATTGTTGCTAGCCACATCTAAGTACCATTAATACTCtggtactctgccttgtcacacctcttatctatatggcttgaaggtttgagggcctcatagctgtctataggtgagtgtgtaggtgctgccttcttatagttcattcctatcttggctaggctgtccctaataaagtgtccttggtcaagtttcaggattcctctcttcctgtcccttatGACTCTTATgccaaggatcttttcaggttcacctagatctttgatcttgaagatcttgccaagttctcttttgaactagAGAACATCTGTTAACTTTAGTGCAGCAATTGGAATGTCATCTACatgtataaggattatgatctccctcttcttatagataagtaggcatggatccacttctgactgtgtgaatccaatctctctgagctttgacacacagagttgattccaatctctagctgcttgcttaagtctatataagcttttgaggattttgaacactatgtttagtggaagctcaactcctggTAGTAGTAACATGAAGATGTCTTCatagagggtgctttctgtgaatgcattgttcacatccacttggtgaagatgaagatccttcttacacacaatagctagaaacaccctaagggtgtcctgtcttactgtaggtgaaaatgtctctataaagtcaacaccaaacttctgtgagaagccccttgcaactagtctagccttgaacttttcaatagctccactaatgcttctcttaatatcaaagacctatcttgatgtaaccagatttgctccttttagtggaacagaattttcctaggtgttgttactctgtagagcatctagttccttttggattgcttccttccaaagatgtccccatttcttgtcattcacagcatccttataggattttggaattagGACCTCTTGCTTGTATACAATGGCTTCTACAGTTGCTGTAAATGCTatttcctcaacttcttccaggaattcgctatcccatagtattgaactgtccactgattgcatggctgcaaagaaagcttagtgaaaagcagcaaggttctctaagaggtccattgcttctcccacttcagtggttagttcgggcttagggactatGGATTTTGGGGCTTTCTGTTTTATGTCATAGCCCTTAAcatcatagtcagcctttctctttccaagggatgatttagggaccgtcacttgtgacctagtaacgtctatttcctagggatctagggagcttctctcaattggctgatcgagtttctgaaattcccctacgttctccggaggctagggaagttgcacaaacagctttctcggctgagcgactttagggctctcaattagctgatctatttcgggggggctCTAATGGACGCCTGgatagtaggtagattgtcctaaggatacgttcttcctcggccttcctaagggcttcctagctagtaCACTGCTTAGTAGATTCAATGTTAGAACATTGAGACCTATATCACCTCCAGGCTGGTCCTTAAAGAAGTCTGTATAtgtgtgttgtttaacagctctcatgtctggttcccaaaagagctaggctttagctgtgttttcaacatacctaataaacactgcttctttacccctattcattAGCTTGTTACTTCTTGCCTATTgaggttgggatcttgtgtccatatagacaacagctttgcatccctaaactttcaaatggttgatggtcggtttgataccatcaaaagcctcatctggtgaaaccttgaacctatcgtaatctgggccatttggcagtttgttccttatataagtttgggcctctagtgcttcaggccaaaattcaaccggcattttagcctcttcaagcattgcccttatagagtcctctgaggtttgtattgacctctcaactagtccattctgtagagagttgtatgcctcagtcggctcgagcccaatccctaaatccttctcccactacttcactaatgcaataagttcttttgcattgtcaagtcttactgctttcagctgcgctaatgatttcctctctgctttgatcttctagttctggagagcaactggagcatcttctcttttcctaagaggaaaggtccacttcttcctagagaagttgtcaacaatctcaagccagtatttgaatcctagtcttgagattggtagtgggccacatatgtcaatagatacaagggcaagtctttcaggtcttctctctgtaactttgcctttgtacttcttcatctttgctattGAGCATACTCTGTACTGGTGAAagccatccttagggataggaatgggttctttcaagtctgttaccttgtgaagattctggagcaaattcttcccaaagtatgcaaatcttctatgccaaagctcctactgcttcaggtcggtctctgattgagcagtcacaaaggcatcCTCTATTAGTGGTGCATATaatgagtaatgtgcccgttcttgtaggagaggagaaatcttatTAATGAATAGAACCCCcccaaggagctttgtctagacaacagtctcactagagggggaaacaagagaaaatgataGAGGTTGCATACCAAACTGCTTGCTAAACTAGTTCCATAAAACCaggttcactcctagcttaggtacaagcaggacatcttctaaaacaacttttctgctagctctcctactcatctctgcattcctaatataagtggctaataaaaacccacctcccactttgatccatttcttccttgtcaagggagttatagatctaaagaggcagctttggTCAGTCATGTAGGATGAAGCATAGGAGTCAAGTAATCACTctgacgaggggaacttgccttggacttctgcagttgagtgagccacttcatcatactcatcatcatcagacattgtctctggggatgagctgcatggtgactcttaggcggagaaaccttttccagtcttctttgctttagaggtataagactgggcctggttcttctggagtgatagcatgtcagagctgagtttcttcaccattttcttaagttcttccatagaggacttctctcttagtgtcctccttgaagtAGGTGgtagagttctcttcttcttgacatgTGTTGTATTCTAGGAAGATGGTGGTTaggaatgagatctaaggacctttcttgcctcaggcaaactagggcagtccttgatcagatgatccttctcatagagaaggcaggagagtggtcttgctagacctgagggcttgacccaggtggctgctatgccatactcagccttagagggatccaacctagcttcttgagcttcaaggatctttaaggtcctttcatAATCCATCTTTGGCTGAGCCATGATAGTATCCCTGGCTACATGGTAGTCAGGTAgcagtgagcttaagagctaggtcatcctcacatcagctttcctgtaatgctgaccctctaggtcaacatcagcaatcctttttctaagagaaacCAGGTGTGTCTATGCAGATCTGATGGTGAACTCTTTACTCAtctcaaaggtcacaaattgcttcGTGAGCTCATGTGTATAGGttggtagcacctggctatacttgttccagagatacacctacttctcagcagctcttctagattcatataagcccttaagctcaaattcatcttcttctgtgatcctactaaggatactgaagttgtatactgcattgtgtcttgtccatgttggcgtattgaggatctctttggttgtagcctcttcttagagtttcagagtcttgcccttgatgttgtcaaaagacacttctattaggtcatcaattgcaaagaatgctgattggctctccatcttgtatctctaaaggttgaaccatctcttctaattgtccctcctaagaattgggattttgcctcccttctcctctgtcttctcttggtatgaatccataataaattggatgtaatgaaacaaggtgtgtatgttccaaagtggtggctcagatcctgctaaggcttctagtatagaataggaaagttcgtaggtatggatactaaggcctacttagtaaagtaaagaaggagcggtgtgaggtctcgggctaggacacaggtctgtctctcctagcagagcttcaaatgacttacttgaagtccttcttgatagtatctcgatgcagttctgcctacagagtatcttcaaggtattggctttaagtaagccgcacagagtccttgtctaggttacctattacttagtatcgaactaagctccttgataggatagacggggtagacttctgattcccagatgttttctgctacgatagtaagggatacaagtaacctgtactaatataggttgctcttattcctacacaaacccgggctcataacctgttaaacaggtacgggtggatagtagcggagtggagtaagagatcaatcttcaactgactaatagcacgagcatgtagcaatatattaggaaccaatatgttgattgtgttggatgtctatctaagctaaaggggagagaaggtatctccctacaagctgagtcatcgtgcatgcctcaggctgccagatcacttcctgattgttgactccctttgagatgctacatcttaacataACCGTTATATACCGCTTAACTAAGGAGCGACATATCATTCCTATTACCTCGATAATAGTAGAGCATTACGTACTAGTATTCCTTAAGTACGTATTTAGTAGATATAGGCTCCCGAAGTCTATTATCTCGGATCGTAGTACGTAATAGGTTTCCGTATTCTAGCGTAGGATATACGCGCTACTTAGTATTAGTCGAAAGCTATCTTCGTCGTTCTACCTAGAAATAGATAGACAGTCGGAGAACACGAACAAAGTAATAGAGTAATACCTACGTATCTttattaactatacctaggacgactagctagattagactctattagctaagtttatagtaAACAATATAgtgtccgtaataataggcATCTTACCGTTCTgtactaatactaggcgtaatctaaggttctctaagttCGACTTAGACTtgcctatactactaatactatataaataGCAACTAGACGCCGAGTCCGCGGACAAGTTTACggctaagatataagagatatactaatacttacaatagtagatagccttagtataagtagtctaagctaagtacgtaaactagacgcgtatacctatactatagtacgctaaaggcgacgaagtataggtaagtactaagaactagaCGATAGAGAGACCTTCTCGTAAGATAGACGTAAAGTAGTCTAGACCGTACGTAATTACGGAGGTACTACCGGGTaatacttataaagtagagctCCTACCTGCTTTAAATATCGATAATTGCTTCTACTaataccttcttatactagtttaTCCGCCGGTTATAGGAAAGATATAACCCGTACTACTACTAATCCGAATTATCGACGACGAATAATACGAAGCCGATCCCGCCGAACCCGACTAATAGGAAGTTAAGCAaattctagactataagaagagatGGCCGCGAggactaataccggtaggaggtaaatagctatattaggaataCTTAGTAaaatatattagatataatAAGCTATCCTATAAAGCTACGGACTAGGTTATCGAGACTACCGCCGCCCCCGTAgccgacttttactataactacCCGAGAGCGACTAAGCCACCTAGTTTTTAAGTacctatagactagataccGAATAAGAATACTATAGGTACACGTATAGCGCGctaactagtataagtagcaatgactctaatactagtagaACGAGACCTCCGggcttataagaaagagagcgatatatatagtctaatagataataaggtGTTTACGAAGGTAATAGGAGATATAATAGATACAAAAGATATAAGAGGAGAGAAGAGTGCTCCGGAGCGTACTCTAAGAGGGGGGGGTAGTgttaccgtaccggcgtatatttacttaaacccgcgggcacgtacctagacctcgcgcccgctgactaatccgactagcggcttgGCGCCTGTATATgactctcgcgccctccgcgcctcccttagatagaacatctattcgacttataccttacccgactacgtacttatacctacttataataaTTCGTTATAATACTACGGTCCTTTTAGCGCTTTAGGTAAGTTAATAATACCTTAGTCTATTTATTTAACTAACGACTAAAGCCTAGATAGTATTTACCGCCCTTCTTATCCTTCGACTACTATAGCGACTTTATCTTCTTATAATATAATCTAGTAACCTTCTCGATAGATATATTCTTACGCTTATTATTTACTATAGGTACGACTTCGTCTTCACTCGGATCGGTACTAATAATAATAGATTAAGACAACAGCTCTACGAGTATTTATAATAGATTAGAAAGAGGTATTTATAAATATATAAAAAAGACGCGTCGCGCGATATACGATACTAGTAGTAGCTAGTAAGCTAGgccttatctagtatagtaataCGACATCTGGAATAAGCTAGTAAGCTACAATCCACAAGCTAGGTAAACACGGCCTTATGCCGTCGTTCACTCACGCTTTCTCAAGGAACATGCATGTGTTCAATGTTGCTTTTCAGAACACTTCATCACACATAAGCCTGGCGATGTTGTTCTGGACGTCTTGGAAAAGACCAGGTACTCCGCAACCTCATGTATTGCATTTGTGGGCTGTGGAGTAACAGGGACGAGGATGCGGATCGCTGTGACAGCACGGATAGAACTATGTAGTGGCGTCTGGCTCCCACCGAACCAAGAGTCGCTGGAGTCGCCCACAGATAACAACACCAGTTGGCAGTGCGGAACTCCTCCCCCGATGCTCCTCACCCTTGATAGCGGAACGGCAATGGCATCGCGGCGACGAAGAGGAACACCACGTCAGTCTGCAGATACAGCATCATCTACCAAGTAGCTTACATGTAGGTAGCTGCTTCCTTTGGCACATGCCCGCTTGACAGCAAATGACCTGCCCTGCGTCCCGCATTTCAGGCGGGATGTACCGATTGATCCTTGTCTGATTCTTCGCCTGACCTGCATGCCTGAGTGCTTGCTTCTCGGACGCCATCATATCATCACCATTCGACATTCACATGTCGAGCTTCAAAGTGCGCTTCGGCCAAGACGGAGAATGTGCCTTGCCCCGACTATGCTGTGGAGCCTCGGGGTCTTGAGTCTTGACGCTATCGAAACACAAGCTCACCTGCTCCACGCTGACCCACAGCCGATGTGATGCAGGACATCGGGACTCTTGTTACTCTTTGCAGACATCCTGACCGAAGCAAAAAGAGGCACTCTCATCATGCCCAGCACAATGAGCCTACTAAAAGGCGCTGCATTCATCACTGGCGCCGCGTCAGGTACGAGATCGCAAGACTAACTCGAGTCAAACAGATGGCTCTTGCTCATCTACATACAGGTATTGGTCAAAGTACAGCATATGCTTTCGCTCGATATGGCATCTCTCGTCTTGCGCTTTGCGACATCCATCCCGGAAATCTCAAAGAATCGATCAACCAGCTGAAGGAACGTTATCCAGATCTTGAAATCCTGCCAATCGAGATGGACACCAGTGAAGAGAATTCCGTCACCGCCGCCATTGCTTCCACGGTCTCTGCATTCGGACGTCTAGACGTGGCCGTGAACAATGCCGATATCGCTGGAACACCCCTTCCCACCCACGAGAATAGCCTCGAAGACTGGCAACGCGTCATGTCCGTCAATCTAAACGGAGTCTGGCTGTGCCAAAGAGCTCAGATTCAACAATTCCTGAAGCAGGAGCCTCTTTCACCCGCACCTCGCGGTAGCCGTGGTGTCATAGTGAACGTGGCAAGCATGCTGGGCCTGGTTGCGTCCCATCCCTCCACTCCAGCAGCATCCTACACAGCCTCGAAACACGGCGTCGTAGGCTTGACAAGAACCGATGCTATGGCCTACGCCTCGCAAGGCATTCGCATCAACGCCGTCTGCCCCGGCTACATCGCTACGCCTATACTCAAGTCTACATCCGAGGCAGGCTTCATGGCTGAACTGGTCCAGCAGGTCCCGCAGCAGAGACTTGGAGAGCCAGAAGAGGTCGCTGAGTCGATCGTCTACCTCGCGAGTCCGAGTCGAGCTTCATGACTGGTGCGACACTGGCTGTTGATGGAGGTTATACTGCGCAGTAACGACAAATTGCTGCGATGAGAGGAGGTCTTCGATATGCTTCGGATCGTGTTGGTCCCATTGCGAGCGTCTGATCATCCACGTGACTGGTCGGTCCACTTTCCAAGTCCAGGTGACGGGTTTCTCCGGGTTCTTGCGTAAGCGGAGCTGAAGCCGGAGCAGGCGGAAGAAGGACGAAGCCATACTTGAATGATTGACTGGGTTGATATGAAATGAAAGACTGAATCACACACGACTATCGAAGTGTGACTGCAATCCAGCAGTGCAAAAGTTCTTTGTCGTACCAAGTGCGCCGCGATATCGTCGAGACATCCTCGGATCAATTCCGGTTCATTCACCTACGCTCCGCCACGCTAGCAAAAAGGAAGGGACTGCGAAAACATACAACAACACGAGGGATTCCTGCATAGTCATTCACCTTGTACTCGTCTTACGGTCCAACTTAAGTACGGTAGAGCGAACGGGCAATAGGATGGTTAAGCATATAGCGTCTGTCCGCATAGGAGTCACAAGCGTTGCCGAACATCCCAGCCGAATCCAGGATCGTAGCGAATCGGGCTGTGCTCCGAGCGCGGCGACTAAAGCCACTTGGGGCCCCTATTCCTTTGAGATTTCACTGGTGCTTAGCAGTTTATCGCTTAGATCCCTGTACCCTTGCTCACAGCAACGAGACTGAGTATTGTCATTGGCTGAACTTTCTATAGACTTGTCGTGACTTATACAGCAACACGATTCGTCCATCCCTTTGCACCTTTTGTCGGTCCAAGTCTGTGCGGAGGCCCTGTCTAACTTTTGAACGTTGCTTAACAACGACAGAGTCTGACTAGTCCGGTCTGTAGTGTTAGTAAGAGTATAGCGTCTGTCAGCATCGGAACGCTATCTCCTTACCGTAAGCAGGGGAGGTAGCAAGGGTTGAGACTCCTAGCTATTTCTTATTCTGTCGTACTAAATAAGGACGTACGCGGGAAGCCTAACTAATTAATCTTAAGCTACTTGACCTTACTGTTACTACTATATTATTAATATATACGGATTTTACTTCAATTAAGGTATTTCTAATACCTtaatatatagctatagaTAATATTAGTACCTATAGTATATTTACTACCTTATCTACTCTCTATTTACACTAGTTACGGCTTTAATATACTATAGTATTATAGTAACGaactttactaccgagcgggctatactaccgagcgggctacttttactaagaactgtaccacttctatagatatagctatacaactactattatagcgtgtattgtcttcaaacgaggccaaactgaccttagctatctaggctacgaaacgcgacgcgataatcacaaatcgacttgctataaaggtatacgacgcgtctcgaactatactagggtatcgattaaatagacgacctcctcggggtgactacgagcctaattcgaagaagcttatacagctagaagagagggtgatacttgagtatatactcgagctagatcttagaggtttcccgctattaaaggctagtatacgagtaatagccaatatattactataagagaagggtcttaagcccgctagtctcaattagacagacaggttcattaggcggtatcgtgagctaaaggtttgtataacacgtagatacgatcgttagcgagccctaataaaagatctagacgttatcaagaagtagttcttacttatacgtaatataaaggagaagtatagtatcctaaACTAGGctacctataacttcgacgagacagggtttataataggtgtcattacgtcttcgagcgtcgttacgggtttagaaaggcgtagtagaaaaaggaaggtcgtttaatagggtaatagagagggagtagagagatagcgtattagatagctcttatataaagcgagattagtaagctacgtaagtctaacgaggcccttatatagcggaaagtacgaaagcgcaagtccatttagtctagagggtctctaacctttaataaggcgtcgcaattaatacctctagaggatactaggaggcaggaagtgagtagagagtcgctagatagtgttcggctagtactaaggctacgacgctataagcgatgTAGTAAgtcggggcataacgtacgtacctattaagtagactcgctagatagcgaagaatctaaagaggaattgtcctcctagtaacaattctataggatgtcgtcgtgttaagataccgtcgtaattaaagtagaagtagtatagttcttagtaaaagtagcccgctcggtagtaaagtacgttaatAATATCCTTAATCtacttatatatagatagatatttcattaagctgttataATGCCCtctagcctatatagctatactatcttattataagggcgcgcgtatcgtagggtccgaataagagagttataattctacgaagctacgaaagaggagcgcgaggcgcggcgaagttataa
Encoded here:
- a CDS encoding Short-chain dehydrogenase srdC yields the protein MPSTMSLLKGAAFITGAASGIGQSTAYAFARYGISRLALCDIHPGNLKESINQLKERYPDLEILPIEMDTSEENSVTAAIASTVSAFGRLDVAVNNADIAGTPLPTHENSLEDWQRVMSVNLNGVWLCQRAQIQQFLKQEPLSPAPRGSRGVIVNVASMLGLVASHPSTPAASYTASKHGVVGLTRTDAMAYASQGIRINAVCPGYIATPILKSTSEAGFMAELVQQVPQQRLGEPEEVAESIVYLASPSRAS